DNA from Rosa rugosa chromosome 6, drRosRugo1.1, whole genome shotgun sequence:
TGTAACACATTTTCCGTCAATTGTGGTTTATTTATGTTTCTGGCCGGTTTCGCCTTTGATTTAGAGTGGAAAGTATGTTGCTTAGTTGATTAGTGGTACTTTAATTTGACTGGCTTTGTGGGAAACAGCTTATGGGAGGAAAAAAAGAGAGGCTGTTCTACTTGAAATAGCAGTGTTAGAATTAGTTAGATGATATTCTATTTGTATAAGGAAAAGGGGACAGTGTTGCAGATTGTTATATATAAGAAAATAGGGACAATAATAAGGGATACCCAACTATTAACTTTGTGTATACATAATCTTAATTGGTCAGTGCTTAAATGTTTATTGCTCAATGTGATAATATTGTTTTAAGGTGGAACTGTGCTAATGTTATTGTCTATCTGTTGGTCATTTACACCTTCTTGTAAGGTATAAACTGTGTTCATATTGTTGGTGTTGATATATGGTGCACTGTGTATGCGTTTTGCAGGTAACTTCTTTAGGATACGCAGTGCATTTGCATTTGGGGCTAAAAGGCTGGCCAGGTTGCTTGATTGTTCAAAGGAGGATCTATGTTTCGAAGTAAATCAGTTTTTTCTCAACACTTGGGATAGACATGGAAGTGGTCATCGACCTGATGCACCATGTAATGATCTTAGGCGCTTGCGACTTTCAAATGCAGACCACTTACATGGGTCTGAGAATTGCAGGAACAACTTAGGCGGCAAAAAAAACGAAAGTTCCTCTGGTCGAGATACTCAAGGTGAGGGAAAACATGGTTCACTTGGTGTTTCCTCTCAGCATGGTAGTTATCCTATAGAAAACATATCACGGAACAGTGTTTTTTCTAGTGTAACTGATGGTCAAAGCCAAAAGAATCATGTGAACATGAACATGGGGAGGGCCTCTGATCAGATTAGAAAGGAAATCAATCCTGACCTGGGTGCGCATGTGGATAAAGGTCAGAGAAAACCGGATAGCTTGGTTAATGACCTTCACGGGAGGTTTCTTTTTGCAAGGACACGCTCTAGTCCTGAGCTTACTGATACATACAGTGAAGTTCCCTCTCAAGGTCGGCGGAATAAGGCACCAGAGAGTGGGAAAAGCCAAACTTATTCCACGAGGTTGGATAATAGCAGGAGGAAGAACCTTGAGGCTGATAGTTTAGCAAGCCACAGAATTAGATCTTCAGCTGATGATCCTTCATCTGCTAACCATATTTCATCCCATCAAAGCCTTGATGTTGTGGTTGATTCAAATAATAGCTACCAGGATGAATCTGGTTCGAGTACTGTTGCTGACGATTTTCCGTCTATTTCGGGGACACAAGGGATGCACCAAGAGGAGCAAGATCTTGTTAACATGATGGCATCGTCTGCAGCTCATGGTTTCAATGGACAGGTTCATCTTCCCCTGAATTTGGGTTCCGGTCATTTACCATTTCCAATCCCACCTTCTGTTCTTGCTTCGATGGGATATGGTCAGAGGAATATGGGTGGCATGTTTCCCACAAATTTTCCCTTGATGGAGAGTCCTTGGGGAGCAAATATGCATTTTCCGCAAGGTGTTGTCCCGTCACCTTTAACTCATTATTTCCCTGGCATGGGGTTGACATCAAATCCTGAAGAATCGGTGGAACCTGgtaatgaagattttggttctGTGGAGATGAACTCAAGTGAAGCTGATCAAGATTTCTGGCACAACCAGGAGAGGGGATCTACTAGTGGATTTGATCATGATAATGGAGGTTTGGAAATGCTTGAGGCAGATGATAGGCAACAGTCAACCTCAGCTGGTTATAACTCCCATCCTTCATCTCGGATAGGCGCTGCTGTAAGTTCTATGCGAGTTCAACAAAAGTCGCCTAAAGAAAGCCGAGATTCAATGAGGGAAGATCATGTTGATGATTTTCAGTATCAAGATAACCGAGGAAATGAGGTATACTTTGATGACCGAGTGAGTTCTAGGTCGTTGTCGGCCAATTATACTAGTTCTGCAAGAAGCAAGACCTCCTCTGAGAGTTCTTGGGAAGGATCATCAGCAAAAGTGTCAAAGTCAACAAGGGAAAAACGGGGCAGAAAAGCTGCTCTGTCAACAGCTCCATCTACCTCATATGGGAAAGGTAAGAGTGTGTCTGAACATTCTTCTACTCAGGCAGATGATGAAAACAAAGATTGGAATCTGCCAACAACTTTAGGTGCTGAAATGGTAGAAAGAAGCACACTATCTCAACCTGTTGCTTCCTCGCATGTTCCAAGACATCAAATGCCTGGTTTTGAACCATCTCAAACAAGTGGATCAGATTCGCTGATGCCTTTCCCAGTTGTCTTAGGGCCTGGCTCACGACAGAGAGCTACAAATGATTCTGGTGCTACCTACACATTTTATCCTACGGGACCTCCAGTTCCATTTGTTACAATGCTACCATATTACAATTTCCCAGCCGAGGCAGGAACATCAGATGTATCAAGCCAATTCAGTAGGGAAGATGGACCTGAAAGTGATTCTGGTCAGAACTTTGATCCAGCTGAAGGAATTGGTCAACCTGAGTTAAGAATTTCTAACTCCATGGGAAGGGTTGCTCCTATTGAGCCTTCTGAGTATAAATCTGACATCCTCCACAGTGACTTTGCCAGCCATTATCAGAATTTGCAGTATGGACGGTTATGCCAAAATCCTCGGCATTCTCCACCTATGGTCTATCCTTCACCTGTTATGGTGCCCCCAGCCTACTTGCAAGGGCGATTTCCTTGGGATGGTCCTGGGAGACCTCTCTCAGCCAATATGAATCTCATCACTCAGCTTATGAATTATGGCCCTCGTGTTGTTCCTGTTGCTGCACCTCACCAGTCTGTTTCTAGCAGACCTGCTAGTGTGTATCAACGCTATGTCGATGAGATTCCAAGATACCGCAGTGGGACAGGGACCTACCTTCCAAATCCTGTAAGATAATATGTTCCTGTTCCTTTGGCTTATtatcttgaatttttttttttttttattacaattATTATTCTTATTCTTATTTTTAGTATTGTTGGAGGGGaattgttttgatttaattGCAAGGTCCTTTTCGTTGTTTATTCAAGTATGTTGCACCTAGACTGGTGTGGTTTATGAATAGTTAGGCTTTGGTTGAAGCATGATGTAGAAAAGGAGTTTTGCCATACCAAAACTGTATTAGGTGATAATAGATCCTGCTGTAGTTTTTAGTTTATACTTAtctctaatttttttcttttaaattactGTAGAAGGTTTCTGTAAGGGACCGGCATACTTCAAGTGCAAGAAGGGGGAGTTACAATTATGACAGAAATGACCACCATGGTGATAGAGAAGGGAACTGGAATGCCAACTCAAAGTCACGAGCTTCTGCACGCAACCACAGTCGCAGCCAAGCTGAGAAGTCAAATTCAAGAGTAGACCGTATGGCAGCTAGTGAGAGCCGTGCTGAGAGGCCATGGAGCTCACATAGACATGACTCATTCCCTTCATATCAATCTCAAAACGGTCCTATCCGCTCAAGCACTACTCAGAGTGTTTCCACTAATGTGGCGTATGGCATGTATCCACTACCAGGCATGAATCCTGGTGGGGTGTCATCAAATGGACCTACCATTCCCCCTCTTGTCATGCTATATCCTTATGATCATAATGCTGGGTATGGGCCACCACCTGCCGAACAGCTGGAGTTTGGTTCTCTTGGACCAGTGGGTTTCTCAGGTTTGAATGAAGTTTCACAGTTAAATGAGGGAAGTCGGATGGGTGGAGTATTCGAGGAACAAAGATTTCATGGTGGCTCAACTCAACGATCGTCACCTGATCAGCCTTCCTCACCACATATCCAAAGGTAGTTTGTTTGGGattctttttatctttttttcttttgtcttggTGATGGCAATGGTGGATTCGAGATTTCTTTCTTATGGCCAAGTCCTGGAAGATTTCATTCAGACTCGCTCTAGTTATTTTTTACTTCATTGGGATTGTCTTGTGATGCTTTTAATTATGTTAACAGGGGAGTTTGATTACTTTGC
Protein-coding regions in this window:
- the LOC133718129 gene encoding uncharacterized protein LOC133718129 isoform X2, producing MGEHEGWAQPASGLLPNGLLPNEAASVMRVLDSERWTKAEERTAELIACIQPNPPSEERRNAVADYVQRLIMKCFPCQVFTFGSVPLKTYLPDGDIDLTAFSKTQSLKDSWAHQVRDMLENEEKNENAEFRVKEVQYIQAEVKIIKCLVENIVVDISFNQLGGLCTLCFLEEVDHLINQNHLFKRSIILIKAWCYYESRILGAHHGLISTYALETLVLYIFHVFNNSFAGPLEVLYRFLEFFSKFDWENFCVSLWGPVPISSLPDVTAEPPRKDGGELLLSKLFLDACSTVYAVFPGGQENQGQAFVSKHFNVIDPLRINNNLGRSVSKGNFFRIRSAFAFGAKRLARLLDCSKEDLCFEVNQFFLNTWDRHGSGHRPDAPCNDLRRLRLSNADHLHGSENCRNNLGGKKNESSSGRDTQGEGKHGSLGVSSQHGSYPIENISRNSVFSSVTDGQSQKNHVNMNMGRASDQIRKEINPDLGAHVDKGQRKPDSLVNDLHGRFLFARTRSSPELTDTYSEVPSQGRRNKAPESGKSQTYSTRLDNSRRKNLEADSLASHRIRSSADDPSSANHISSHQSLDVVVDSNNSYQDESGSSTVADDFPSISGTQGMHQEEQDLVNMMASSAAHGFNGQVHLPLNLGSGHLPFPIPPSVLASMGYGQRNMGGMFPTNFPLMESPWGANMHFPQGVVPSPLTHYFPGMGLTSNPEESVEPGNEDFGSVEMNSSEADQDFWHNQERGSTSGFDHDNGGLEMLEADDRQQSTSAGYNSHPSSRIGAAVSSMRVQQKSPKESRDSMREDHVDDFQYQDNRGNEVYFDDRVSSRSLSANYTSSARSKTSSESSWEGSSAKVSKSTREKRGRKAALSTAPSTSYGKGKSVSEHSSTQADDENKDWNLPTTLGAEMVERSTLSQPVASSHVPRHQMPGFEPSQTSGSDSLMPFPVVLGPGSRQRATNDSGATYTFYPTGPPVPFVTMLPYYNFPAEAGTSDVSSQFSREDGPESDSGQNFDPAEGIGQPELRISNSMGRVAPIEPSEYKSDILHSDFASHYQNLQYGRLCQNPRHSPPMVYPSPVMVPPAYLQGRFPWDGPGRPLSANMNLITQLMNYGPRVVPVAAPHQSVSSRPASVYQRYVDEIPRYRSGTGTYLPNPVSVRDRHTSSARRGSYNYDRNDHHGDREGNWNANSKSRASARNHSRSQAEKSNSRVDRMAASESRAERPWSSHRHDSFPSYQSQNGPIRSSTTQSVSTNVAYGMYPLPGMNPGGVSSNGPTIPPLVMLYPYDHNAGYGPPPAEQLEFGSLGPVGFSGLNEVSQLNEGSRMGGVFEEQRFHGGSTQRSSPDQPSSPHIQRGV
- the LOC133718129 gene encoding uncharacterized protein LOC133718129 isoform X1 yields the protein MGEHEGWAQPASGLLPNGLLPNEAASVMRVLDSERWTKAEERTAELIACIQPNPPSEERRNAVADYVQRLIMKCFPCQVFTFGSVPLKTYLPDGDIDLTAFSKTQSLKDSWAHQVRDMLENEEKNENAEFRVKEVQYIQAEVKIIKCLVENIVVDISFNQLGGLCTLCFLEEVDHLINQNHLFKRSIILIKAWCYYESRILGAHHGLISTYALETLVLYIFHVFNNSFAGPLEVLYRFLEFFSKFDWENFCVSLWGPVPISSLPDVTAEPPRKDGGELLLSKLFLDACSTVYAVFPGGQENQGQAFVSKHFNVIDPLRINNNLGRSVSKGNFFRIRSAFAFGAKRLARLLDCSKEDLCFEVNQFFLNTWDRHGSGHRPDAPCNDLRRLRLSNADHLHGSENCRNNLGGKKNESSSGRDTQGEGKHGSLGVSSQHGSYPIENISRNSVFSSVTDGQSQKNHVNMNMGRASDQIRKEINPDLGAHVDKGQRKPDSLVNDLHGRFLFARTRSSPELTDTYSEVPSQGRRNKAPESGKSQTYSTRLDNSRRKNLEADSLASHRIRSSADDPSSANHISSHQSLDVVVDSNNSYQDESGSSTVADDFPSISGTQGMHQEEQDLVNMMASSAAHGFNGQVHLPLNLGSGHLPFPIPPSVLASMGYGQRNMGGMFPTNFPLMESPWGANMHFPQGVVPSPLTHYFPGMGLTSNPEESVEPGNEDFGSVEMNSSEADQDFWHNQERGSTSGFDHDNGGLEMLEADDRQQSTSAGYNSHPSSRIGAAVSSMRVQQKSPKESRDSMREDHVDDFQYQDNRGNEVYFDDRVSSRSLSANYTSSARSKTSSESSWEGSSAKVSKSTREKRGRKAALSTAPSTSYGKGKSVSEHSSTQADDENKDWNLPTTLGAEMVERSTLSQPVASSHVPRHQMPGFEPSQTSGSDSLMPFPVVLGPGSRQRATNDSGATYTFYPTGPPVPFVTMLPYYNFPAEAGTSDVSSQFSREDGPESDSGQNFDPAEGIGQPELRISNSMGRVAPIEPSEYKSDILHSDFASHYQNLQYGRLCQNPRHSPPMVYPSPVMVPPAYLQGRFPWDGPGRPLSANMNLITQLMNYGPRVVPVAAPHQSVSSRPASVYQRYVDEIPRYRSGTGTYLPNPKVSVRDRHTSSARRGSYNYDRNDHHGDREGNWNANSKSRASARNHSRSQAEKSNSRVDRMAASESRAERPWSSHRHDSFPSYQSQNGPIRSSTTQSVSTNVAYGMYPLPGMNPGGVSSNGPTIPPLVMLYPYDHNAGYGPPPAEQLEFGSLGPVGFSGLNEVSQLNEGSRMGGVFEEQRFHGGSTQRSSPDQPSSPHIQRGV